The following proteins come from a genomic window of Ictidomys tridecemlineatus isolate mIctTri1 chromosome 9, mIctTri1.hap1, whole genome shotgun sequence:
- the LOC144366790 gene encoding broad substrate specificity ATP-binding cassette transporter ABCG2-like: MMLTVLMVYYSTASLLLAIGSHQRYFIAAVLSTYYLLMLGLLGILLTFTPLPPWLSWLEYFSIPHYGYLALQHNEFLGRNYCPELNTTEISSCSNYVICIGEEFLTNQGIDLSPWSLWKDHVALAFMMIIFLTIAYLKLLFLKRSN; encoded by the exons ATGATGCTTACTGTTTTGATGGTGTACTATTCAACTGCTTCCCTGCTACTGGCTATAGGTTCACATCAACGTTATTTCATAGCAGCAGTTTTAAGTACCTATTATCTGTTAATGCTG GGTTTATTGGGTATATTGCTGACTTTCACTCCTCTTCCACCTTGGCTATCATGGCTTGAGTACTTCAGTATCCCTCACTATGGCTATTTG GCTTTGCAACACAATGAATTTTTGGGACGAAACTACTGTCCAGAACTCAATACAACAGAAATCAGTAGCTGTTCCAATTATGTAAT ATGTATTGGTGAAGAATTCTTGACAAACCAGGGCATCGATCTCTCACCTTGGAGTTTATGGAAGGATCATGTGGCTTTGGCTTTTATGATGATAATTTTCCTCACAATTGCCTAcctaaaattgttatttcttaaaagaagtaattaa